Genomic DNA from Thermosipho ferrireducens:
ATATGTTTAATAAATAATGTATGGGGGGTTAAAGGGGCGATGGGGATTTCAAAAATTTTTTCTGCTATCCTCAGTGGGTTAAACCCAATACTTATAACTGTTGAAGCGGATATAAACAAAAGAAAAGTTGTTAGAGATATAGATATTGTGGGGTTAGGCGATACCGCCGTAAAAGAGAGTAAAAAAAGGGTTATAAGTGCAATTAGAAATAGTGGAATTCCTGTACCACAGGGTTATATTACAGTTAACTTAGCTCCAGCTGATTTAAAGAAGGAAGGTTCTTTACTTGATTTAAGTGTAGCACTCTCAATACTTGGGTTAGAGATCGACTTTTTGAAAGAAAAAGTAATTGCACTTGGGGAGCTGTCTCTGGATGGAAAAATCAGGAAGGTCAGGGGAATATTGCCAATTATGAGTGGGTTTTCTGATGATTTCTTATTTGTAGTACCAAAAGATAATGAAAAAGAAGCAAGATTAAGTGGTAAAAAATTTTATCCAGTTGATAATTTGTATGAAGTCTATAACTTTCTTACAAGTGATATGGAATTGGATTATAATTTGTATAAGATTGATGAGTTTAAGGATTTTTCTGAGACTTTCAAAGAAGATTTTTCAGATGTTAAAGGTCACGCTATTGTAAAAAGAGCGATGGAGATTGTTGCTGCAGGAGGACATAATTTACTAATGGTTGGACCACCTGGTTCAGGTAAAACGATGCTTGCAAGAAGGCTTCCCACGATACTTCCGCCCTTGTCAATTGATGAAACTTTGGAGGTAACAAAAATATACAGCGCCGCTGGTCTTCTGGAAAATACTATAGTTTCGAAAAGGCCTTTTAGGTCTCCTCACCATACAGCAAGTGCAGTATCAATAATAGGCGGTGGAGTGAGGCCAAAACCTGGTGAAATTACTCTGGCTCACAAAGGAGTCTTATTTTTAGACGAATTTCCAGAATTTAGAAGAGACGTTTTAGAAGCTTTAAGGCAACCATTAGAAGAAGGTGTAGCTCATATTACAAGATCACAATTTTCAATAACTTATCCAGCTGAATTTATACTTGTTGCAGCCATGAATCCATGCCCTTGTGGATATTACGGTGATAAAGAGATACAGTGCAAATGCAACGCATATGAAATAGAAAGGTACAGAAAAAAAGTTTCTGGTCCCATATTGGATAGAATAGATGTTCAAATAGACGTGCCAAGATTAAAATATGAAGAGATTCGAAATTACGTGCCAGGGGAATCAAGTAAGGAAATAAAAAAAAGGGTAATAAAAGCAAGAGAAATTCAGAGAAAACGTTATGAAAGTCCGTTGTTAAATTCCAGGATGTCCCATAAAATGATAGAAAAGTTTGTAAAATTGGATGATAAATCAGAAGAATTGTTGAAAATGTTTGTAAAAAGGTACAAGCTTTCTGGAAGGGCTATAGACAAGGTTCTGAAAGTTAGTAGAACGATAGCTGACCTATCAGAAAGTGAAAATGTTAAATTTTCACATTTAAGTGAAGCTCTTCAATATAGATTGCATAATAATTAAGAAATGGAGGGCAAAGAATGGACCTGGGAATCAGTTTTGAGAAGCTTGTAAATGTAATGAAACAATTACGAGGACCAGAAGGATGTGATTGGGACAAATCTCAAACCCATGAGTCACTTTTACCATATCTTATCGAAGAAACGTATGAATTTATAGAAGCAGTTAATGAAAAAGATTATGAACATATGAAGGAGGAATTGGGAGATATTCTTCTTCAGATAATTTTTCATGCTCAAATAGCCAGCGAAAATAACAATTTTTCAATAAAAAATATTATAGACGATTTAACAGATAAACTAGTTAGAAGGCATCCACATGTTTTTGGAGATAAGCAGGGATATTCTTATGCTCGATGGGAAGAAATAAAAGCGAAAGAGAAAGGAGAAGAAAGGTACAGTAGAATTGGTAAAATTAACAAAGCATTACCTGCACTTTCACTTGCAAGAAGAGTCCAGGAAAATGCGGCTGATGTGGGTTTTGATTGGACAGATGTAACAAATGTAGCTGAAAAGGTAAGGGAAGAGGTGAATGAACTTCTTAACACAAAGAATGATGAAGAAAGAGAAGAGGAGTTTGGAGATTTACTCTTTGCATTGGTTAATTTTTCGCGA
This window encodes:
- a CDS encoding YifB family Mg chelatase-like AAA ATPase translates to MGISKIFSAILSGLNPILITVEADINKRKVVRDIDIVGLGDTAVKESKKRVISAIRNSGIPVPQGYITVNLAPADLKKEGSLLDLSVALSILGLEIDFLKEKVIALGELSLDGKIRKVRGILPIMSGFSDDFLFVVPKDNEKEARLSGKKFYPVDNLYEVYNFLTSDMELDYNLYKIDEFKDFSETFKEDFSDVKGHAIVKRAMEIVAAGGHNLLMVGPPGSGKTMLARRLPTILPPLSIDETLEVTKIYSAAGLLENTIVSKRPFRSPHHTASAVSIIGGGVRPKPGEITLAHKGVLFLDEFPEFRRDVLEALRQPLEEGVAHITRSQFSITYPAEFILVAAMNPCPCGYYGDKEIQCKCNAYEIERYRKKVSGPILDRIDVQIDVPRLKYEEIRNYVPGESSKEIKKRVIKAREIQRKRYESPLLNSRMSHKMIEKFVKLDDKSEELLKMFVKRYKLSGRAIDKVLKVSRTIADLSESENVKFSHLSEALQYRLHNN
- the mazG gene encoding nucleoside triphosphate pyrophosphohydrolase codes for the protein MDLGISFEKLVNVMKQLRGPEGCDWDKSQTHESLLPYLIEETYEFIEAVNEKDYEHMKEELGDILLQIIFHAQIASENNNFSIKNIIDDLTDKLVRRHPHVFGDKQGYSYARWEEIKAKEKGEERYSRIGKINKALPALSLARRVQENAADVGFDWTDVTNVAEKVREEVNELLNTKNDEEREEEFGDLLFALVNFSRFLNIDPEISLRKATEKFVKRFRAMEKLIENDGKDFEKMSLNELERYWEAVKGESLR